The Planktothrix agardhii NIES-204 genomic interval AGATGTGATTAAAATTGTAAGAGTTGGGTAATTCATCGTTTTATTAATTAGAAATTTATTGGTGTTAACTTAAGTCATAATGCCCTGAACGCGCATTTCGGGCTGTAGAGACGTTGCATACAACATCTCTACTTTTTTAACCCTTTTTAACTGGTTTGAGCTTTTAGCCCGAAATTTATTTCCGGGCGCTGTGTGACTGGGGTTGAGTGCAATAAAACCCAACCTACGTTGGTTAAATTGGCCATTTTCCCATCCATTCTCCCCCCGAAACCGCCAACGGGGAAATAATAACCGCATTATCACCCAAGCGGATAAATAAACCGCCAACCACACTAAACCATAATGTTTAATGAAGGTAATTAAATCAAATTCAGTTTTAGGAATATTGGGTAAACCGATATTTGCAATTAATAAAGCTAAAACTAATCCCTCCACAACTCCGGCATAAAATTGGAATATTCCTGGCCAATCATGATCCCAAAAATATTTTTGCAGAAAATCATATAATACATCCCAAGCTATTCCCAATAAACCCACATAAAACACAATCCAAAAATAAACAAAATCAGACTTAACGCCTAAATATCCCCAAGAAAAAGGCAAATAAACTAAAATTCCCACCGTTGCTAATAGAAAAATTCGCGTTTGCCAGCGTCCGAATAAAGTTGGAGTCATGATCATTAATAATACAGTGATCTCAAGTTCTAAACCTTGATTATTGCGTTCTAATTTTTTCACTAAACCATAACAAATTTTATACCAATTTTGGGATTTTCCTTGCTCAACAATGCGTCGCCATTTCTTCCGACTAGCTGTTGTTGTTCCACCCCAAGCCTGCAATAATTCCCGTCGTCCCAAGGGATCTGCCGCCTCTAACATAGCCCGCATATCACCGCCCCAAGTCCCTTTAGGCCAGTTAAAAGGTTGAAATTCCCAATCATGTTCAACCTGGCGTTGGGCTGACTCAAATTGGTTGCCCTTGCGAGGTTCTCGGTTTAAATGAATTACGGTAATATTACGCTGGATTTTATGGGCTTCATACAACCGTTCAAATATTTGTGATGCCACAATTCCCGATCCTCGAATCACAACCGTGCCGCCATTTTTTTCTAACTTCTGATAAATATAATCATGGGATTCATAACCTTGAACTACTGTTTTTTGTTCTCCAGATTCTTCAGGATGTTCTCGATGATATTGTTCCAGATCAGTTAACAGTTTAATGGCTGGATAACCCGTACTGAGATGAATATATTTAGCTAATAAAAATTGGTAATTATCCTGACCCGATGACGAGCGACAATAGGCAATACAATAGCGACCGTCTTCTGTTTTCCGAATGCTGCGAATACTACCATATTCAAGCATTTTATCCCAACTAATGCGATCGCCTTCTCGATTCTACACGCTCACGTCTGATTATTTTACTGTGAAATTTCTGAACCAACTGGACTTTAAAAAACAATTAAATCTAAAATCAATACAAAGTCAATAGGATTTGAGATTAGTTCATTTCTGAATCATTAATTGATAGCCTTGATATATAATTTTTACAGGCTCAGATACGGTTTGAATAAATTGATCAATTCCTTTACGAGTATCTTCTTCTGGATGTTCAGGATCTCGATATTCATAATCATCAAAAATTATAATTCCCCCCGGTTTTAGTAAATTCCAAGATAGTAACGCATCCTGTAATACCACTGAGGCTAAATGACAGCCATCAATATAAACAAAATTGTAGGTATTAGGAGTAAGAGTTGATAATATTTCTTGGGAATATCCTTCTAATTTGGTTACTTTTTCAGCTACTCCGGTTTTAGCAATATTCCCATCAAATTCTGGCTTAAAACTTAAATCAATACAGGTTATTTTTGCCGTAGGATGGGTTAAAATATGATCCAGTAACCAACAAGCCGACATCCCTTGAAAACTACCAATTTCTAAGCCTTGAATTTCAGGAATACTCGCGAAAGAATATAATGCTTTTTCCCAATTGAGAATATTAACACTAAACCAATCTTTGGTAAAATGATAATCTTTTTCCAAACTAGCATTCCATCCCCTTAAGTAATGGGATTTTTGATGGGCTTGGATGGCGGTTTCTAATTCCCCAATTTCCGATACAAAGTTCCCTAAATGGGTATGAGCATGGGGTAAATCAGGACTTAATAGGAGGGCTTTTTGAGAAGCTGCGATCGCTTCTTCCCATTGTTTTTGATAACTATAAGCTCGACTTAAAGATAAATAGATAAATGGATTTTTATCTTCTACTTTCAGCGCATCTTGATAACCAGCGATCGCCTGATCCCATTGTTGTAATTTAAACTTAATTTCCGCAATTTGAAAATAGGGTAGATAGGCGGTGGGATTTAATTCTATAACTCGTTGATAACAATGAATGGCATTTTCCCATTTTCTTAATTGTTTATTAGCATTTCCCAAACCCATATAAGAAGGAAACTGTTGATTATTCCTTTCAACAGCTTGACTATAGGCTTGAGCCGCATTTTCCCACTGTTGGAGTTGAAAATAAACTTCCCCTAAATTGTGATAGGCTTCATAAGCATTAGGGTTGGCTTGAATCGCATTTTGATAACAAAAAATTGCTGGGTTAATTTTGCGTTTTTGAAATAGTCGATTTCCCAGGTTTAAATATTCAGTAAATGTTCCTAAACTTGGTTCTAATTGTAAGGCTTTATACCAGAGTTCTTCCCCTTCATCCTGTTGATCAATTTTGATTAAAACCTTGGCTAAATTCCGATAAATTACTGCTAAATTAGGATTACATTCAATCGCTTTTCGATAATTAAAAACAGCCGTTTCCCAGTCCTGTTTTTGACTATAAATATCTCCTAAATTCCCATAAACTTCTGCATAATTCGGCTGTAATTTCAGGGCTTTCTGATACCAAAATTCCGCCTGTTCAAAATCCTCTTGAACTTGCCAAATTACCCCTAAAGTTTTAGAAATAGGTGCATAGTCTGGATCTAAATTAAGAGCTGCTAAACAAACAGAAAGAGCTTGATCAACCTGTTGATGGACTAAATGATAATTAGCCTGTTGATATAAATATTTAACAAAAGTCTTGGGATTTAAAGATGAGTCCATGGGGTAATTTGTAGTCAAGGGGTGAGGGTTTCGGTTAAGGTAAAAAGATTAAGCCTCAACCGTAAACCCTATCTATTTTTAAATCAACCTAAACGGTGATTACTTTCCATTTGAACAGTGCTTTCTTCGGGGGAAGGAGAGGTTAATAAAGGACTGTTCTTCGGTTTTAATACCGCTTGAATGGTTCTTAAAAAACGATTGGGTTTAGGTACTTGACCATTTAACAATTGACGTTCTTTTACTTTTTTTGCCAGATGACGCATGACGGATAAATCTAATTCATCAATGAAATGATCAGCAATTCTTTCCCCCATGAATTCAATCGCTTCAGAATACTGTTCCATCAAAGAT includes:
- a CDS encoding FHA domain protein, yielding MLEYGSIRSIRKTEDGRYCIAYCRSSSGQDNYQFLLAKYIHLSTGYPAIKLLTDLEQYHREHPEESGEQKTVVQGYESHDYIYQKLEKNGGTVVIRGSGIVASQIFERLYEAHKIQRNITVIHLNREPRKGNQFESAQRQVEHDWEFQPFNWPKGTWGGDMRAMLEAADPLGRRELLQAWGGTTTASRKKWRRIVEQGKSQNWYKICYGLVKKLERNNQGLELEITVLLMIMTPTLFGRWQTRIFLLATVGILVYLPFSWGYLGVKSDFVYFWIVFYVGLLGIAWDVLYDFLQKYFWDHDWPGIFQFYAGVVEGLVLALLIANIGLPNIPKTEFDLITFIKHYGLVWLAVYLSAWVIMRLLFPRWRFRGENGWENGQFNQRRLGFIALNPSHTAPGNKFRAKSSNQLKRVKKVEMLYATSLQPEMRVQGIMT
- a CDS encoding TPR domain protein, translating into MDSSLNPKTFVKYLYQQANYHLVHQQVDQALSVCLAALNLDPDYAPISKTLGVIWQVQEDFEQAEFWYQKALKLQPNYAEVYGNLGDIYSQKQDWETAVFNYRKAIECNPNLAVIYRNLAKVLIKIDQQDEGEELWYKALQLEPSLGTFTEYLNLGNRLFQKRKINPAIFCYQNAIQANPNAYEAYHNLGEVYFQLQQWENAAQAYSQAVERNNQQFPSYMGLGNANKQLRKWENAIHCYQRVIELNPTAYLPYFQIAEIKFKLQQWDQAIAGYQDALKVEDKNPFIYLSLSRAYSYQKQWEEAIAASQKALLLSPDLPHAHTHLGNFVSEIGELETAIQAHQKSHYLRGWNASLEKDYHFTKDWFSVNILNWEKALYSFASIPEIQGLEIGSFQGMSACWLLDHILTHPTAKITCIDLSFKPEFDGNIAKTGVAEKVTKLEGYSQEILSTLTPNTYNFVYIDGCHLASVVLQDALLSWNLLKPGGIIIFDDYEYRDPEHPEEDTRKGIDQFIQTVSEPVKIIYQGYQLMIQK